A genomic stretch from Suncus etruscus isolate mSunEtr1 chromosome 17, mSunEtr1.pri.cur, whole genome shotgun sequence includes:
- the FAM241B gene encoding LOW QUALITY PROTEIN: protein FAM241B (The sequence of the model RefSeq protein was modified relative to this genomic sequence to represent the inferred CDS: deleted 3 bases in 2 codons): MVRILANGDIVQDDDPRVEGPPPRHAPVPLGSFLHRGPGTPLGGSGPRQQQQQQQQQQAAARPGAAQSPFYDLNRLAGEPGLPQWHLGNHAVEPVTSILVLFLLVMLGVRGLLLVGLVYLLSHLSQR, encoded by the exons ATGGTTCGGATCCTGGCTAATGGGGATATCGTGCAGGATGATGACCCTCGGGTTGAGGGCCCACCCCCCAGGCACGCACCAGTTCCCCTGGGCAG CTTCCTCCACCGGGGCCCTGGCACACCCCTG GGGGGCTCTGGTCCCCgccaacagcaacagcaacagcaacagcagcaggcAGCTGCCAGGCCGGGGGCCGCCCAGTCGCCCTTCTACGACCTCAACCGGCTAGCTGGTGAACCTGGGCTT CCGCAGTGGCACTTGGGCAATCACGCTGTGGAGCCCGTCACGTCCATCCTGGTCCTCTTCCTGCTCGTGATGCTGGGGGTCCGGGGACTCCTGTTGGTGGGCCTTGTGTACCTGCTCTCCCACCTGAGTCAGCGGTGA